Proteins from one Bifidobacterium sp. ESL0732 genomic window:
- a CDS encoding FtsW/RodA/SpoVE family cell cycle protein, protein MIATRFRQIGLLLFAIAISGIAFFQLFARVYNGFPANLVTALVAVTVLFIVLWALLLKFQPYASQQILPCVLLLTAIGTMMIARIDYTKNTTVAYRQLIWVCVALVLTCIFIIALRDYRVLRRFSYVSMIVGLVLLLSPMIPGLGKEIGGARIWIGFGSHTLQPGEFAKLFLAFFFAAYLFNHRDQLAVGGKKVVGLQLPRMRDMGPLILVWFASIGVLVVQHDLGTSLMFFAMFVSMLYVATGRGSWLIIGGIAFVVAAVFSVKFFAHVGYRVDGWLHPFDTAVYNRKYGSSYQLVTGIFGLASGGLLGTGIGQGHPGLTPLGNSDFIYSSLGEELGLTGLMAILMLYLIIITSGLLTAMKIKDGFGKLLASGLVFTMAFQVFTVVGGLTLVIPMTGLTLPYMAAGGSSLVANYILAALLIVISNEANKPEPESELSNTMQYEAMEALNERSAQKKRNEARHSHSRSRSDEDEPSTSSFPVAMSPSSSPRSAASDPQAGGKR, encoded by the coding sequence ATGATCGCCACCCGCTTCCGTCAAATCGGCCTGCTGCTGTTCGCCATCGCGATCAGCGGCATCGCCTTTTTCCAGCTCTTCGCACGCGTCTATAACGGTTTCCCTGCCAACCTGGTCACTGCCCTTGTAGCAGTCACGGTGCTGTTCATCGTACTTTGGGCGCTGCTGCTGAAATTCCAGCCCTACGCAAGCCAGCAAATCCTGCCGTGCGTGCTGCTACTGACGGCTATCGGCACGATGATGATCGCCCGCATCGATTACACGAAAAACACCACCGTGGCCTACCGCCAGCTGATCTGGGTGTGCGTCGCACTGGTGCTGACATGCATTTTCATTATCGCGCTGCGCGATTACCGCGTATTACGTCGCTTTTCATATGTGAGCATGATCGTTGGCCTGGTATTGTTGCTCTCCCCTATGATTCCGGGTCTCGGCAAGGAAATCGGCGGCGCTCGCATCTGGATCGGCTTCGGCTCGCACACCTTGCAACCTGGCGAGTTCGCGAAGCTTTTCCTCGCTTTCTTCTTCGCAGCCTATCTTTTCAACCATCGCGACCAGTTGGCCGTCGGCGGTAAGAAAGTGGTCGGCCTGCAGCTTCCCCGCATGCGTGACATGGGCCCGCTGATTCTGGTGTGGTTCGCCTCCATCGGGGTGTTGGTGGTCCAGCACGATCTCGGTACCTCGCTGATGTTCTTCGCCATGTTCGTCTCGATGCTTTACGTGGCAACCGGACGCGGCAGCTGGCTTATCATCGGCGGCATCGCGTTCGTCGTCGCGGCTGTGTTTTCGGTCAAGTTCTTCGCACACGTCGGCTATCGTGTCGACGGCTGGTTGCATCCCTTCGACACCGCGGTTTACAACCGCAAGTACGGCAGCTCCTACCAGTTGGTCACGGGCATCTTCGGCCTTGCCTCTGGAGGTCTCCTCGGCACTGGTATCGGACAAGGGCACCCCGGACTCACCCCGCTCGGCAATTCCGATTTCATTTATTCTTCTCTCGGTGAGGAACTTGGCCTGACCGGTTTGATGGCGATTCTGATGCTCTATCTGATCATCATCACCTCCGGCCTGCTCACGGCCATGAAAATCAAGGACGGTTTCGGCAAGCTTCTCGCTTCCGGACTCGTTTTCACCATGGCTTTCCAGGTATTCACCGTGGTCGGCGGCCTCACGCTGGTCATTCCGATGACGGGTCTGACGCTGCCATATATGGCTGCCGGCGGTTCGTCACTGGTTGCGAACTATATTCTTGCGGCTCTTCTCATCGTGATTTCCAACGAGGCCAACAAGCCGGAACCCGAGAGCGAACTTTCCAACACCATGCAGTACGAGGCGATGGAGGCGCTCAACGAGCGCAGCGCACAGAAAAAACGCAACGAAGCCAGACATTCACATTCACGCTCGCGTTCGGACGAAGACGAACCCTCGACTTCGAGCTTCCCCGTGGCAATGTCCCCGTCATCCTCACCGCGTTCCGCCGCATCGGATCCCCAGGCAGGAGGCAAACGATGA
- a CDS encoding penicillin-binding protein 2, with the protein MNKYLRQLFTAVVVLFTILGLSSTMITAVRANKLNNDPRNQRGLYHEFNAPRGSILASDGTVMAKSDPVNDPFDYQRSYSNGPLYAPVTGYFSISQRADRGIEDSRNRLLTGESNQLFWQQFKSLFTGSANKGASIETSIDPKLQTTAYEQLDGKSGSAVALDPKTNRILAMVSTPSYDPNVLASHDTTKVNQDYARLTSDDSNPMLNRAISELYPPGSSFKTVVATAALESGKYQTNSEIPAGASYTLPNTNTQLTNATISGNGGAEGKLSLEDAFAYSSNTAFAQLGGAVGAQAISDTAKKFGFDSSIPIDGSNSTGDPMQAIASKFPENPAPDRLALASIGQGDTQETPLQNAMIASAVANGGTLMRPTLVDRVRSSDLTVISQTTPSVMSQPMSKDTANKLTEMMKAVITKEDPNLAIPGVSVAAKTGTAQIGVGNQANDGWIIGFAPADDPKIAVAVVVHNTDMAGGDIAGPIMKAIMREALGK; encoded by the coding sequence ATGAACAAATACCTTCGCCAGCTTTTCACCGCCGTCGTCGTCCTCTTCACGATTTTGGGGCTTTCGAGCACCATGATCACGGCCGTCCGCGCCAACAAGCTCAACAACGATCCGCGTAACCAGCGCGGACTCTACCACGAATTCAATGCTCCCCGAGGATCGATACTCGCTTCTGATGGCACCGTCATGGCCAAATCCGACCCGGTCAACGATCCGTTCGACTACCAACGCTCGTATTCCAACGGTCCACTCTACGCGCCCGTGACCGGCTATTTCTCCATCAGCCAGCGTGCCGACCGCGGCATCGAGGATTCCCGCAACAGGCTCCTGACCGGCGAATCCAACCAGCTTTTCTGGCAGCAATTCAAGTCGCTCTTCACCGGCTCGGCCAACAAGGGCGCCTCCATCGAGACCTCCATCGATCCCAAACTCCAGACCACCGCCTATGAGCAACTGGACGGCAAAAGCGGGTCCGCGGTAGCACTTGACCCCAAGACCAACCGCATTCTGGCGATGGTTTCAACGCCGAGTTACGACCCGAATGTGCTCGCCAGCCACGACACGACGAAAGTCAACCAGGATTATGCGCGTCTCACCAGCGACGATTCGAATCCGATGCTCAACCGCGCGATTTCCGAACTCTACCCACCGGGATCCAGCTTCAAGACGGTCGTTGCCACCGCAGCGTTGGAAAGCGGCAAATACCAAACGAATTCCGAGATTCCGGCGGGCGCAAGCTATACATTGCCCAATACCAATACACAGCTGACCAACGCCACGATTTCGGGAAACGGCGGCGCAGAAGGCAAGCTGTCGCTGGAAGACGCCTTCGCATATTCTTCCAATACCGCATTCGCCCAGCTTGGCGGCGCGGTCGGCGCCCAGGCCATCTCTGACACAGCCAAGAAGTTCGGCTTCGATTCCTCCATCCCCATAGACGGGTCCAATTCCACAGGCGATCCCATGCAGGCCATTGCTTCGAAATTCCCCGAAAATCCGGCCCCAGACCGCCTCGCGCTGGCCTCAATCGGGCAGGGCGATACCCAAGAGACCCCGTTGCAGAACGCGATGATCGCCTCGGCCGTCGCCAACGGCGGGACGCTGATGCGCCCGACACTAGTCGACCGCGTACGTTCCAGCGACCTCACCGTGATTTCGCAAACCACCCCGAGTGTGATGAGCCAGCCGATGAGCAAGGATACAGCGAACAAACTAACCGAGATGATGAAGGCCGTCATCACGAAAGAAGACCCCAATCTCGCGATTCCCGGAGTCTCCGTCGCCGCGAAAACCGGTACTGCGCAGATCGGCGTGGGCAACCAGGCCAACGACGGCTGGATCATCGGCTTCGCGCCCGCCGACGACCCGAAAATCGCGGTCGCCGTGGTCGTTCATAATACAGATATGGCCGGCGGCGACATAGCAGGACCAATCATGAAGGCGATAATGAGGGAGGCACTGGGCAAATGA
- the pknB gene encoding Stk1 family PASTA domain-containing Ser/Thr kinase has protein sequence MSTNMPTSLADGRYQLGQLIGRGGMAEVHIAQDTRLGRVVAVKIMRSDLANDDIFLKRFAREAHSVAQMNNVNIVNIYDSGEETITTEDGNTERVPYIVMEYVKGQTLRDIIKANGPLSQRDAEQVMLGVLNALDYSHRMGIIHRDIKPGNIMISEQGMVKVMDFGIARALDDSVATMTQSQGVVGTAQYLSPEQARGETVDMRSDLYSAGCVLYEMLTGRAPFTGDSAVAIAYQHVSEVATPPSAIVPGLPKMWDQICAKAMAKDRQNRYATAAEFRNDILTYMNGGIPVAAAFNPLTDLANMKERKQAEQTAATEAMNPVETTATQAFDPLTGTYGNTAATQLAPSTGTALKSRAEKAAEQKAKKKKKIIIGSVIGAVVAILAIVGIVYGVTHMKKPEMVTVPTFNSTTTQARAEEQLNQVGLKMKVEQDTDSNEPKGTFTKQSPSGNAKAPKGSTVKVWFSAGPQAGQVPDVKGKSVEDAKAILKKAGFKVSPATQTEDSPDVAQGMVTRTDPAGGSATDKGTSLMLYVSSGMAKVPDVTGQQQDQALNQLKAFTVVVQQEASDTVNQGLVTRTDPAAGSSLAQKGNITVYVSSGKPKVSVPDVGIGNKPTVAQVREQLKAAGFNVNPATGSDDLTVIGISPTAGTQASKGDTITLSTQAPAPTTGTNNGSSGGSASGGQTSGNGR, from the coding sequence ATGAGCACCAATATGCCAACATCACTGGCAGATGGACGTTATCAGCTGGGTCAACTGATCGGACGCGGCGGCATGGCCGAGGTCCACATCGCCCAAGACACCCGTCTGGGGCGCGTTGTCGCAGTGAAAATCATGCGTTCCGACCTTGCCAACGACGACATTTTCCTCAAGCGGTTCGCCCGCGAGGCGCATTCCGTCGCGCAAATGAACAATGTCAACATCGTCAACATCTACGATTCCGGCGAAGAGACCATCACCACCGAAGACGGCAACACTGAGCGCGTGCCGTACATCGTCATGGAGTACGTCAAGGGCCAAACCCTGCGCGACATCATCAAAGCAAACGGCCCGCTGAGCCAGCGTGACGCCGAACAGGTGATGTTGGGCGTTTTGAACGCGCTTGATTACTCGCATCGAATGGGAATTATCCACCGCGATATCAAGCCCGGCAACATCATGATTAGCGAGCAGGGCATGGTCAAGGTCATGGACTTCGGCATTGCCCGTGCACTCGATGATTCCGTAGCCACAATGACGCAATCGCAAGGTGTGGTCGGCACTGCGCAATACCTCTCCCCGGAACAGGCCCGCGGCGAGACCGTCGACATGCGTTCCGACCTCTATTCAGCCGGCTGCGTGCTCTACGAAATGCTCACCGGACGTGCGCCCTTCACAGGCGATTCGGCCGTGGCCATCGCCTACCAGCATGTTTCGGAAGTCGCCACCCCGCCCAGCGCCATCGTTCCAGGCCTGCCCAAGATGTGGGACCAGATCTGCGCGAAGGCCATGGCCAAGGATCGGCAGAACCGTTACGCGACGGCCGCCGAGTTCCGCAATGATATCCTCACTTACATGAACGGCGGTATTCCGGTTGCAGCCGCGTTCAACCCGTTGACCGACCTCGCCAACATGAAGGAACGCAAACAGGCCGAACAGACCGCTGCCACCGAAGCGATGAACCCTGTCGAGACCACGGCAACGCAGGCCTTCGACCCGCTGACCGGCACTTACGGCAATACAGCGGCCACACAGCTGGCTCCGAGCACCGGCACCGCGCTCAAGTCGCGTGCGGAGAAAGCTGCGGAGCAGAAGGCGAAAAAGAAAAAGAAGATTATCATCGGCTCGGTGATTGGAGCCGTTGTCGCCATTCTTGCCATCGTGGGCATCGTCTACGGCGTCACCCACATGAAGAAGCCGGAAATGGTCACCGTTCCGACCTTCAATTCCACCACCACCCAAGCACGCGCCGAGGAACAGCTCAACCAAGTTGGACTGAAGATGAAGGTGGAACAAGACACGGATTCAAATGAGCCCAAGGGCACATTCACCAAGCAGAGCCCTTCCGGCAATGCCAAGGCCCCCAAGGGTTCAACCGTCAAGGTCTGGTTCTCCGCCGGACCGCAGGCAGGCCAAGTGCCCGATGTTAAGGGCAAATCGGTGGAGGACGCCAAGGCCATCTTGAAGAAGGCCGGGTTCAAGGTATCCCCGGCCACGCAGACCGAAGACAGCCCGGACGTGGCGCAAGGCATGGTCACACGCACTGACCCGGCAGGCGGCTCTGCTACGGACAAGGGCACGTCGTTGATGCTCTACGTCTCCTCCGGCATGGCCAAGGTTCCCGACGTCACCGGTCAGCAGCAGGATCAGGCGCTGAACCAGCTCAAGGCGTTCACCGTCGTCGTGCAGCAGGAGGCTTCCGACACCGTGAACCAGGGTCTTGTCACGCGAACTGACCCAGCGGCCGGCTCCAGCCTCGCACAGAAGGGCAACATCACCGTCTACGTCTCCTCCGGCAAGCCGAAAGTGTCAGTACCCGACGTTGGCATTGGCAACAAGCCAACTGTCGCCCAAGTCAGGGAACAGCTCAAGGCTGCCGGATTCAACGTCAATCCCGCCACCGGCAGCGATGATCTTACAGTCATCGGCATCTCTCCA